TACCACAAGGCTCCCCTAGATCTGCTACTTCAAAGACTCCTGAAATGTTGGCCAAATATTGTGatcaattattgaaaaaatctaCCAAACCAGAAATCTTGGAAGATATGAGTGTTGATGATGTTATGATGATTTTCAAGTTTTTAACTGATAAAGATGCATTTGAATCCCATTATCGTAGATTATTTGCCAAGAGATTGATTCATGGTACTTCTACTAGTGATACCAATGAAGAAATGATTATTCAAAGAttacaaaatgaaaatagtATGGAATACACGGGTAAAATCACCAAGATGTTCCAAGATGTTAGAATATCCAAGATTTTGGAAGAAGATTTCGATAAAGCTGTGAAGGGCTTACCAGATTAtacaagaaataaattcCCATCCACACAACCATTTATATTGGCAGAAACTATGTGGCCATTTTCATATCAAAAAGTGGATTTCATATTACCAAAGGAAATTCAACCATCGCATAAGAAATTAGCAGAAATGTATCAAGATAAGCATAGTGGTAGAATTTTGAAATGGCTATGGCCATTATGTCGTGCAGAATTGAAAGCGGATATCGGTAAGCCTGGCCGTCCACCATTCCATTTCACTGTAACATTATTCCAAATgtctatattattattatttaatgataatgatagaGTCACATTATCTCAAATCCATGAAGGTACTGGTTTAACAGTACAGAACATTGCTGCTGCATTGGTACcatttataaaattcaaattaatcATCCAAAATCCACCAggtttagaaaatattattaagcCAGAAACTCAATTTGCCATTGCACGTCCATATAAAGCTTTAAAGACTAAAATCAATTTTGCTGGCGGTATTAAAAACGATGTTTTAAGTATATTAGATCGTAAGAATGCACAAAACCTCAATAAttcaaacaataataataataacgataataataacactggtaataatatgaattcCACAGATGATAAAGATTTaacagaaaatgaaaaaattgaaaaagaattggCCACAGAAAGACAAATGTTCCTTGAAGCATGTATAGTAAGAATCATGAAAGCCAAGAGGCAATTACCACATACAACGTTGGTCAATGAATGTATGGCTCAAGCTCATCAACGGTTTGTAGCAAAGATTTCTATGATCAAAAGAGCTATCGATagtttaattcaaaaagaatatttagaaaGATGTAATGATGGTGAATCATATAGATATTTAGCATAAttaattagaaaaatatatgaaatttttgaCCTAAAAGTATTTGAAAGGATGACCAACATCTCTCATGAAATACATAGAGTATATATAGATGACTGATTTACAAATTAGTAGGCAAATCCAAGTGCCATTTCAATGgtaaatttgataaatcaaATCCGTCTTTTTTAGACCAATTCTAATTGGctaaattgaaagaaatgGATTACCTGAATTTCAAGTCTTGTTTTCATAAAAATTCTAGCTTGTTAAAATGAATGACTCCCCTGAATGAACCCTCTTTTTCATCCTCCCTTTCGTAGtcatatatacattttaacatgtatattattaaacttCAAGAATATCATTGGCTTAATGGCATGCATGGAtactaaaataataaatataatttacttGTCAGgtttttaaatttcctCATTTCTCAATTTCCTAATTTCCAAGAGGATATTGTTTTCCGAAGAATTTATCTTAATTAGTTTTTTTGTCACGAAATCATATATATCTGTagatatattctttttacaaataatacCATAGGAAATGGCTTAAAATACTCCGAAGTGGTAAGAGTCATCGTTTAAAAGAGTAGAGTGACAataatttgtttcattAGTCTGTTTAGATAAAGTTCCAGTGGAAAaactccaaaaaaaaagtgcaaaaaaagaaaattatacataatagaaataataaaggtTAATTATACTATACTTATTTTGTTAAAGCATTTCTAAGCTAGTTAGGCAATATTagttaaaaagaaatagtGTAAATTTTGGTGAGGAGTTTTTTCATGATGTTTTGTGAAGTAAGCAGATGAGAATAGAGCTAGAAATAGTGTGAAGATGTTTGGAAGGAACATTTCCAATGAGTCACTCTGGGAAATTCAGATTTGGGAGATTCTATTGGCTGGAGCAAGCATCATAATGGATTGCGTCTTGTTCTTACTAGAACACACGACAAATGACAAAGCATAGGTGATGATGTAGGAAGCGATGGCATCGAGCATGATGAAATTTAATTCCTTGGGATTATAGAAGagtttttatatataagcGTAAAGGAATCTTGATGTTGTTTGGAATAATTCGTTTCTTGCTTAAGGAAGAAAACAAAAGTGTACAACACATACATAAGTAACTAACGTTTCTTTCCACTCTCATCATTCTAAATAGTTATAATGGCACCTCAACCAATTCCAGAAGATTACCAACCAGTTGTTGAATCCCGTGGTACTGTAAATAGTCCAATCTTTTCTACTccaataaatcaattaaatccATATGGACCAAATCCAGCAGATTTTTTATCCAATGTgaatcaatttcaattaattgattctaCTTTAAGAGAAGGTGAACAATTTGCTAATGCATTTTTCAGTactgaaaagaaaattgaaattgccAAGGCCCTTGATGAGTTTGGTGTGGATTATATTGAATTAACATCACCAGTTGCCAGTGAACAAAGTAAGAAAGATTGTGAGGCCATTTGTAAATTAGGTTTGAAAGCCAAGATATTAACACATATTAGATGTCATATGGACGACGCTCGTATTGCAGTGGAAACTGGTGTCGATGGTGTTGATGTTGTTATTGGTACTTCCAAATTTTTAAGGGAATTTTCTCATGGTAAGGATATGAATTATATTGCCAATAGTGCCGTAGAGGTGattaattttgttaaatcCAAAGGTATTGAAATCAGATTTTCTAGTGAAGATTCGTTCAGAAGTGATTTAGTGGATTTATTGAACATTTATAAGACTGTCGATAAGATTGGTGTGAATAGAATTGGTATTGCCGATACTGTTGGTTGTGCTAATCCAAGGCAAGTTTATGAATTAGTACGTACTTTGAAGAGTGTTGTTTCATGTGACATTGAATGTCATTTCCATAACGATACCGGTTGTTCTATTGCTAATGCCTATTGTGCTTTGGAAGGTGGTGCTAAATTAATCGATGTTAGTGTATTGGGTATTGGTGAGAGAAATGGTATTACCCCATTAGGTGGTTTGATGGCACGTATGATTGTAGCCGCACCAGAATATGTTAAGGacaaatataatttgaaGATGTTAAGAGACATTGAGAATCTTGTTGCCGATGCTGTTGAAGTTAATATCCCATTCAATAATCCAATTACTGGGTTCTGTGCATTCACACATAAGGCAGGTATTCATGCCAAGGCTATATTGGCTAATCCATCTACatatgaaattttgaatcCAAATGATTTCGGTATGACAAGATATATACATTTTGCTCATAGATTGACCGGTTGGAATGCTATCAAGAGTCGTGTAgaacaattgaatttgaatttgactgatgaacaaattaaagaagTTACATCCAAGGTCAAATCGATGGCTGATATTAGATCATTGAATATCGATGATGTCGATTCCATTATCAAGAAATACCATTCTGAAATTAAGGCTtgatttgtttgtttgtttgtttgtttatttgtGTTGAtgttgattttttatttagcAAGCTTTTATATAGaccatatttatttatatacatacatttaacattataatatttatctgAAATCTTTGTATTGCTATGAAAGTGTTGCTgcttaaatattaattttaatattacaGTTCAAATGTAGCCGCTCAAGTATTTATTACTaatgtctttttttttctttagtaTCATTAACTCAAGTTACTCTGGCACCATGTGACCTCCGTCCAAAGTAAATATTCCTGCTCGCCCGtacatttcttttttagaataaaaagatgaaatcaGAAAAACCAAGCATCCGAAATCGCGTCGCACGGCGACGCATCGGATAGATAATTTTCCAACTTGAAAGAAATCCGAGTTCAAGACATAGTGACGTATGGCCCTTATTATGGATAGCCCTTATTATGGATGGCCCttatatatgaaaaaaatgaacaTAATCAAACATAATAAAACAAGCCCAAACGACCAACCATGTCTGACGCCATCATCTCATATGCCGCCTTCATCCTTGCCGACGCTGGCAAGGACATCACTGCCGAAAACTTAGAAACCATTGCCAAGGCTGCTGGTGCCAAAGTCGACTCTACTTGGGCAGAAGTCTATGCTGCTGCTTTGGAAGGTAAggatttgaaagaaatcTTAGCTGGTTTCCACGCTGCTGGTCCAGCCGCCGGTGCCGCTTCTGCTGGTGCTGGTGCTGGTGGTGCCGCTGAAGAAGCTGCTGAAGCCGCTGAAGAAGAAGTCGCCGAAGAATCCGACGACGACATGGGTTTCGGTTTATTTGATTAGAAACCTTTATAGTTACAATATATACTATATAACATATAACTGCACTGAGACTGTTTTACGAAGTTTTGTATATTGTGACgttgttattttttgacGCTGTCACTTTTTCATGGTTGATTTTCGCGTCGTTAATTTTTCGCGTCGTTAATTTCGGACCGTTTTTGTGTCGCGTCATTTTTTGCGACGTGTCCATTTTtggctttttttttttcttttttttttcttttttttgcgTCGCGTTTCCATGGCTGGCCAAAATGCAAATTGCCGGCCCAAACGTAATTCGCAATTGTAAAAGCAAAACCAAGCAAGCAAAGCAAACAACAAATAATCATAGCtaacaaacaaacataATATTCTAACAATAGCATGAACCAAACCTCAACAATCGTCAATGATTCTTACAACATCTGGTAAGAACAGTTTACAGGCAAAGAACATTTGACAGGAACTTACCTGACTTTTAGCAACAACTGGAATGCGCTACGTGGGATCAACAGGGTCCAACCTAGCCCGTGGCTAATTATAGAACATATCaacatcatcattatcagcttcatcatctataatatttcaatactTGGTCTATAACTTCCTATAACATCATCAAATACTATTCGAATAAACCAGGGTACTACTCAAACAGGACTATTCGCAAACACACACGCACAACCACAGTCACAGTCACAGCCACAGCCACAGCCACGCCCGCACAAACACACATATACACACAAGTATACCATCCACACCTCTGTATCTGTAACATTATTGTAATCCATCAAAAGATTAATTCACAACCCCATGTCACATAATCATTTTGCTAGTTATTTGGCTACGCCAGATGATAAACATGACAATGAGTCTAGTAGTCATCCTTCTAGTCATCAAAATACGGCTGAAATTAACGGTGCTAACGATATGGAAATCGATTTGGAATTAGATGGATCGAATCAGCTGGATTCTAACTTCCAAATACCCAATACAagttcaaattcaaatgattataCAGAAGATGTTACATTTACCAATACAGCTACAAATACAGATGCAACTGCAAATGCAACTGCAAATGGATATGTAAATACACATACAAATGCAAATTGTGCCACTGAATTGTCATGGTTACAAACAAAAGATTTacaaatagaaatattcaatttgatTAAATCACTGAGTCAAGATTATAACACTTCCAATGCAACCATAAATTCTAATGACCGTAAGGTTAATGGAGAAGATTTATGGAATTCattacaacaacaacattTGGATAATACTCATACTGCTACACCAAAGGATAAAATCATTCATATacaaaatgataattcaaatctTAATATATCGCCATCGATGGGGTATAATAATGTTTGTATGAATCATTCCTCCTCAGATTGTTATGGtattgataaagaaaaaataatcaatgttttaaatgattcatTGTCTGCCATTTCACATTTGTCACTACATGctcaattgaatattttagaaaataaacaattattaaatgatatcaataaatcaattgaattgaatttaaattcgCCAAgtattcatcatttaaatgaatCTATATTGATTGATTCCCCAgatttaattgaaagaCAGCATTCCAATGTACAAGAGGCCTCTACCAATGTATCTAATACTACTGCtgataatagtaatacaaatacaaatacaactgttaattcttctaataaaattcaaaaattttattcaacaaataattcttcaacaaGTACTACTAGTATTAGTAGTAATAGTATAAtatcttctaataaaaatcaatcCTATAGAAATTCAATTTCCCCTGTAACTTCACCAAAcaaaattaagaaatcattaaattcaaatgttaaaattacaaatataattacaaattcaaattcaaattcaaatatcttaccaaataaatcaaattatattaGTAAAAACACTTCGAAATTTACCAATGTGTTTCAAATAGATATGgacaaaaataataatattcataaaaatttaacaaaCAATATTGCTAATAGCGTCACCTCGACCAccactaataataacaataacaataataacaataatattaatataaacaacaataataacaataacaataatttttattcaaaaataattaactCAAATACAAGTTataaaaactttaattataaaaattcaagtaCTTTCATAAAACATGTAAATCCTTCATCCTccatttcaaattcaaattcaaattccaCTCCAAGTCCTTTCATTAGTCCCCCTTATAGAACTGACCAACAAGATCAACCCACCgctattcaaaataatacgAACAATAACAAGAAAAAGCCTGTAAAGTATCAtgttttcaaattcatcgATGATTCAAGAGAAATTTCAAAGAGATAATTTTCAAAGACTTTCtataaatgatattattcaaattgatTCTATtgcttattttttttctacttCATTTCATTGTACTTCAACTTCAACTTACTTCAATTTCACTTTCctctattttattatattttattttacttcaATTTTTGCATTCTTATTTCCATTTCTATTAACTGTAAATTCAATACATTTtacttgttttttttctaatttatgTCTTTTATCATTTACAGTACATCTATAAACACTTTTAATGACACAATTCctgatattttttcccTAACGAACCAATTATTACCTCTTGATGTTTCCCTCCCCCCTCTTCTGCTCCACTCTATATACAATTTTCAAGactttatatatacatttatgtactattttaatttttttaattattattttaattgattatttttgaGTTCATTACGTAAAGGCACTAACTAGTAGGgtgtctttttttttttccaccttacattcttcattatcCGTTTCGGACAACCTAAAGAGTCCTCGTGAGTCgtgatattgaaaatttttcaaatattaaatgtGATTATGCCATTCGCattgtttaaaaatgattttcTATCTATTAACTTATTTCAGattacaaattttttttttaacttttcttggctttaatattttttatttgtaaatCTCACCTTCATAGTCCAATAAAATCAACTCCAAATGCCtccaaaaaaattccaaacTTTGGATCAGTTCTTGGATCAACAGCCAGTTGATCCAAATTTAGTGGCTTCTCCATATGGTggttatttcaaaaatcaaaatgtTAATCCAAATCAACAACATCgtcaaaaaaattcaaattataaaaaaaattggaatcAAGGTAGTAATTACCAAcaatataattcaaatgtAACTGGTTCATACCAAAATTATCAGGGAAACTACCAAGGTAATTATCAAGGAAATTACCAGGGTAACTATCAAGGCAATTATCAAAGCAATAAAGCTTCAACTTATAAGCCTGCTGCAGTTACTCCAACTCATAGTGGTTTGAATACTCCAGTAAGTTCTACTACTTCTCTAACttctttaaatgataatttattaaaattagatatCTCCCCAGTttctaattattttaagTCTCTATCTACTGAATGTAGTTCTATTTCTGATtgtaaaaaacaaattgatttaattgttgATCAATTTAATGAATCTGGAAATTCTGctaaagatattgaaaattggaaaattgTTGATACTTTaactaaatttttaaaacaaaaaaatccTCCTTTGATGAGAGAATCAGCTATGTTATTAATCTCTAAATTagcaattaattttatgaaTAAGCCTCCACAAGAAGCCTATTTATTACctcttttcaatttagctttagattctACTTctgaaaaggaaaatacTGTAAAGCGTGCAGCCACTCATGCTTTGGATTCTTTAATCAATTCCTTTACAGTGGAATCTTTAGCTAGTAACGTTTTACCaatcttattaaaatatttaaattctgGTGCCAAATGGCAATCTAAAATGTCAGCTTTGACTTTAATTGATAGAATTAGAGAAGATTGTccaaatgatttattagaattaactTTTATTGATACTGTTCCAATTTTAACAGATGTTGCTACTGATTTTAAACCTGAATTAGCTAAACAAGGTTATCAAACTTTATTAGATTATGTGTCAATCTTGgataatttagatttatCATCTCgttataaattaattgttgATACTTTACAAGATCCAACGAAGGTTCCAACCTGTGTCAAACAATTATCAAGTGTTACATTTGTTGCTGAAGTTACTGAACCTGCTTTAGCTCTATTAGTTCCAATCTTATCAAGATCATTGAActtatcttcatcatctcaAGAACAATTAAGACAAAcagttattgttattgaaaatttaactaGATTGGTTAATAATAGAATCGAAATTGAAAGCTATGTTCCTCAATTATTACCAGGTATTCAAAAAGTTGTCAACACTGCTTCTTTACCAGAGGTTCGTGAATTGGCTGATAAAGCTTTAAGAGTCCTAAGAggtgatgaaaatgatgaatctACAACTAACAATAAGGATAAATTCCCAGGTAGATTAACAAAGGAACAAGGTCAATCTTTTGTTGTAGAACaacttaataaattatcaaaggATATTGATACTCCATTAAAACCATACCTTGATGATTCAAATGtcattgaatttatttctaaGCTATTAACAATGTTAGCAAACGTCAATGATTGGAAAAAGATTGAAGAATACTTTAGTAACTTATTAGGTAAAGACCAATctgaatttattgaaacCAATATCATTACTGAATTAAGAAAGATTTTCCATCAAGAAAAGGTCAaatatgatgaaaatgaaggTGTAGAAATTGTTAATACTGATTTCTCTTTAGCATATGGTTCAAGAATGTTATTAAATAAGACTACTTTACGTTTATTAAAGGGTCATCGTTATGGTTTGTGTGGTAGAAACGGTGCTGGTAAATCTACCTTGATGAGAGCTATTGCTAATGGTCAATTAGAAGGATTCCCAGATAAATCTGAACTAAGAACTTGTTTTGTTGAACATAAATTACAAGGTGAAGAAGGTAATTTAGATCTAGTAGCATTTATTGCTTTAGATGAACAATTACAAGATACTTCTCGTGACGAAATAGCAGCTGCTTTGGAATCTGTTGGTTTTGATGAATCTAGAAGATCTCAAACTGTTGGTTCTTTATCAGGTGGTTGGAAGATGAAATTGGAATTAGCAAGAGCCATGTTACAAAAAGCTGATATCTTGTTATTAGATGAACCTACCAATCATTTAGATGTTACCAATGTTAAATGGTTacaagattatttattggAAAATACCGAAATTACTTCTTTAATTGTATCGCATGACTCAGGTTTCTTAGATACTGTTTGTACTgatattattcattatgaaaataaaaagttaGCATATTATAAAGGTAATTTAGCAGATTTCGTTCAACAAAAGCCAGAAGCTAAAGCTTATTATACTTTAACTGACTCTAATGCTCAAATGCATTTCCCACCTCCAGGTATCTTGACGGGTGttaaatcaaatacaaGAGCTGTGGCTAAGATGACCGATGTCACCTTTGCATACCCAGGTTCGGAAAAACCATCATTGAGCCATGTTTCCTGTGCCTTATCTTTGTCTTCAAGAGTGGCTATTTTAGGTCCAAACGGTGCTGGTAAATCcactttaattaaattattaactgGTGAATTAGTTCCTTTGGAAGGTAAAGTTGAAAAACATCCAAATTTACGTATCGGTTATATTGCTCAACATGCTTTACAACATGTTAATGAACATAAAGAAAAGACTGCTAATCAATATTTACAATGGCGTTATCAATTCGGTGATGATCGTGAAGttttattgaaagaatCAAGAAAGATTTCAGATGAAGAAAAGGAAATGATGCAAAAGGAAATCGATATTGATGATGGTAGAGGTAAGAGAGCCATTGAAGCTATTGTCGGTAgacaaaaattaaagaaatctTTCCaatatgaaattaaatgGAAATGGTGGAAGccaaaatataattcttgGGTTTCAAGAGCAAGATTGGTTGAAGAAggttttgaaaaattagttCAAAAATTTGATGATCATGAAGCTTCTAGGGAAGGTTTAGGTTACCGTGAGTTAGTTCCATCCGTTATTACAAAACATTTTGAAGATGTTGGTTTAGACGCCGAAATTGCAAACCATACTCCATTAGGTTCTTTGTCTGGTGGTCAATTAGTTAAAGTTGTTATTGCAGGTGCCATGTGGAACAATCCTCATTTATTGGTGCTAGATGAACCTACCAATTATTTAGATAGAGATTCTTTAGGTGCATTAGCTATGGCTATCCGTGAATGGACTGGTGGTGTGGTTATGATTTCACATAACAATGAATTTGTTGGTGCCTTATGCCCAGAACAATGGATCGTGGAAAACGGTAAGATGGTTCAAAAGGGTGTAAAGGAAATTGATCAATCCAGATTCGAAGATGGTGGTAATTCAGAAGCTGTCGGtgttaaaaatatcaaagcTGGTGTTTCATCTGTTGTTGACGATGATTCCCCAGCTAATATTAAAGTCAAACAAAGAAAGAAGAGATTGACAagaaatgaaaagaaaGCCCAAGCAGAACGTCGTCGTCTACGTTATATTGAATGGTTATCTTCTCCAAAAGGTACTCCAAAACCAGTTGACACTGATGATGAAGGTGATGACGATGAGTAAGACTAACTATAAATTTCGCCTGATAtcctttctttttttctgtttttttcATCGTTCCTTTTTATTCACTTCTCGAAACTAATAACATTGTAGATAGAATTTAGTTTAAATAGCTTTTAGATCCACTTTTGTatactattttttataaaattaattacccttttttaataattgttcTTCCTAACCTCTTTTAAGCAAAAATAAGTAAATTACTTCCcaaaagataaatatgCTGTGTTggataatatttaaaatttgaggCGCTATATAgttatatttattgaaagGCTGGTTatctaaataaaatatactttacaaactaataaaagaatataattattgCTGGTTTGaatattcttcttcttgtttTGCTGTTATTTGTTCCCcatctaatttttcaatagttCTCTGTGTTATTAATCTTAAATATTCCTCTTGAGAATTGCTACCCAAAATACTCACTGTGTTGAACCCCATGCCAAAATGAGGATATGaaccaattttaatatcttcagAGATCTTAGAAGCTTCTATTTGTAATTCTCGAAGATATTGAGCAATCATTGATTCTGTCTGGTGAGTTTTCACATAAAACCTGAGATAGCTACTATCGTTTtcctttaaattataaatcttttttatcattGGCAAAAATCCTGTTAGCATCCTTTGAAATAATTGAGGGATCCCTGGGAAAATATACACTTTGTGATCAATTGAACACACTGGTACCCAAAGATCATCTGAAACAAAATAGTTTTTAACTTGTGGACCAGTTGGCACAGTTGCCATTCTATAGTGATCAAGTAACTGTTTTTCAGTTAGTTTGTTAACAGATTTAGATCTAAGCATCATTTTGGCTTTGACTTCCTCATTTAACAAACATGGTAGATTAAAACTCTTGGCAATTGATTGGTAAGTAATATCATCGTGCGTTGGACCAATCCCACCGGTagtgataataaattggTATTTCTTAGCTAGTCTTTGGGTAGTTTCAATGATAtgattttcttcatcaccAACTGTagcaatttcttttaattcaatacCATTGTTAAAGCAAAATTTTGCAAAAAATGTCGAGTTAACATCAGTAACTTTCCCATTCAATACTTCAtcaccaataataatacaggCAGCTCTAATTTTTGACATGTTTCCCTTAATTACCTATAGTTTTAAATGCTTGTCGAAAGATAGAGGgtatcaataaataaaatttcgACTAGGTcctattttttatttaaattactaAATCAAGAAactctaaaaataaataatctcCAGATATCGAAAAGTGAATTCTTTAAGCATATTGTAATTCTAGTGcctattatattttatgaGATTCAGTGTTAATTTCTGACCTTTAATTTGGGAGCCTAAAAATTTCAGGACTTCTATATGTCCGGCCAAACCGTGTCTCTCCGGACATATGTCCCAATTtgtgaaatttttcattgaaTTGCGAGAAAGTTCTCGATGAGCTTGGATAATACAGAactgaaaaagaaatgcaATCCTTTAATCTTGAATTATATAACTGGTTGAATTTACAGTTTGGCTTTCATTAGCGTcacttcaaataaaaattaattaaagaattggGATTATAAAgagaattttatttaacgtaatttatttttcaactcTAATATAAAACCAAAATGTCTACATTTAATGCTGAAACCGCTGATAACTTAGAAGATATTGAGAAGCAATTTGCTGTCGCTGCAGTTGAACAAGCTGAAACTTACTGGTCTTTGCTTTCTAAAGTTCCAGGTTCCAAATTGCGTTTGACCCCCATCGATGATAAAATTTACAATACTTTTATTGAACATTTCCCAGAATACAAAGatgttgaaaaaatcaaatcattcaaggaagaagatttaaaatctaAAGCTGCAAAGGATAAATGGAGAAAGTTTtgtgaattatttgaagaagaagttgAAGATTATAACTTCGGTACTCTTCTGAGAACTGACTCCAGTGAAGAATATGGCCAATTTACTACTATCTTTGCTGTtagaattcaattttatgCCTTTGAAATTGCCAGAAATAAGTTTGGTTTAAATGACTGGGCTGCTGCcaaaaaatagataaatgggtataaatttataatttcaGTTTGTAAACTATGTATGCCTTTTATCAACCACTAACGGATTAGAAACGATGCATAAGATCTATATAATTTAGTTATccattattttgataacTTGACAAATAtgcattaaataaaaattgtaaaatacaaaaatcaGGTAGAATAAATTGTGCAGAGTGAAGAGTATGCATACTATTACTTCAATGGAAAACTAtgtagaaaatatataatatatcaGGGAAATCCATGAATTCAGTAactaaaagataaaaaaacaaaaaatataaatgaaagctattaataaaaatctaatacctaa
This genomic stretch from Henningerozyma blattae CBS 6284 chromosome 1, complete genome harbors:
- the TBLA0A05960 gene encoding uncharacterized protein yields the protein MSHNHFASYLATPDDKHDNESSSHPSSHQNTAEINGANDMEIDLELDGSNQLDSNFQIPNTSSNSNDYTEDVTFTNTATNTDATANATANGYVNTHTNANCATELSWLQTKDLQIEIFNLIKSLSQDYNTSNATINSNDRKVNGEDLWNSLQQQHLDNTHTATPKDKIIHIQNDNSNLNISPSMGYNNVCMNHSSSDCYGIDKEKIINVLNDSLSAISHLSLHAQLNILENKQLLNDINKSIELNLNSPSIHHLNESILIDSPDLIERQHSNVQEASTNVSNTTADNSNTNTNTTVNSSNKIQKFYSTNNSSTSTTSISSNSIISSNKNQSYRNSISPVTSPNKIKKSLNSNVKITNIITNSNSNSNILPNKSNYISKNTSKFTNVFQIDMDKNNNIHKNLTNNIANSVTSTTTNNNNNNNNNNININNNNNNNNNFYSKIINSNTSYKNFNYKNSSTFIKHVNPSSSISNSNSNSTPSPFISPPYRTDQQDQPTAIQNNTNNNKKKPVKYHVFKFIDDSREISKR
- the TBLA0A05940 gene encoding homocitrate synthase (similar to Saccharomyces cerevisiae LYS20 (YDL182W) and LYS21 (YDL131W); ancestral locus Anc_7.295) translates to MAPQPIPEDYQPVVESRGTVNSPIFSTPINQLNPYGPNPADFLSNVNQFQLIDSTLREGEQFANAFFSTEKKIEIAKALDEFGVDYIELTSPVASEQSKKDCEAICKLGLKAKILTHIRCHMDDARIAVETGVDGVDVVIGTSKFLREFSHGKDMNYIANSAVEVINFVKSKGIEIRFSSEDSFRSDLVDLLNIYKTVDKIGVNRIGIADTVGCANPRQVYELVRTLKSVVSCDIECHFHNDTGCSIANAYCALEGGAKLIDVSVLGIGERNGITPLGGLMARMIVAAPEYVKDKYNLKMLRDIENLVADAVEVNIPFNNPITGFCAFTHKAGIHAKAILANPSTYEILNPNDFGMTRYIHFAHRLTGWNAIKSRVEQLNLNLTDEQIKEVTSKVKSMADIRSLNIDDVDSIIKKYHSEIKA
- the RPP1B gene encoding ribosomal protein P1 beta (similar to Saccharomyces cerevisiae RPP1B (YDL130W); ancestral locus Anc_7.293) — its product is MSDAIISYAAFILADAGKDITAENLETIAKAAGAKVDSTWAEVYAAALEGKDLKEILAGFHAAGPAAGAASAGAGAGGAAEEAAEAAEEEVAEESDDDMGFGLFD